Proteins encoded by one window of Lathyrus oleraceus cultivar Zhongwan6 chromosome 1, CAAS_Psat_ZW6_1.0, whole genome shotgun sequence:
- the LOC127098462 gene encoding uncharacterized protein LOC127098462, whose amino-acid sequence MPHHLAASLTSEGAFFPHSALATTAGNSGFPWVLPALHTTPVIAIDPEDNQGQAGAPQAPNAQPGMQYFQPPIAQPGMQYFQPPIAAQTVPPGFSYPPMWFNPNIPAPIAHEASRSASQVAPPVVDPTKLADYQLLDDRIRAIGGFSSFGIDARDLCLVPNVVLPQKFKVPDLPKYKGLSCPRIHLTMYCRKMASHIDNDNLLIHCFQDSLTGASLDWYISLERSKIRSWRDLSEAFLKQYKYNLDMAPTRLQLQNQSQRSNETFKEYAQRWHEMASGFINKFSDMVTIGERVESGLKPGKITDTNAPQSANKRPHGGFAKKKEGEANAVMAKARPRYRVTMAPMSYYPYPYVVAAQYQQPPFQYQPQRSNQQPTPAQKDQNRQYNRDNRGQNQGSNNRGNYGKRTHYDKISVPYTDLTNPLPNHDGPSVSVIIEEEPAEPVKWVDEVKTPFSVVLRKLEEFGFLEGVHSDCSVCESNPDGYEQLRECVQELMNQGIIQFSKSKAAKEVAMIEPITIVYKKKKVEAPPKRIQPIHFRVPTPFLYQNTKAMPWNYETTAYWGRKEICIPDTEIVNIAGAGGMNLSGRVFAPKYTPRVSPAPTVV is encoded by the exons atgcctcaTCACCTTGCTGCTAGCCTCACCAGTGAGGGAGCTTTCTTCCCTCACTCGGCTCTTGCCACTACTGCTGGAAACTCTGGTTTCCCTTGGGTTCTCCCTGCTCTCCACACTACCCCGGTCATTGCTATTGACCCGGAGGACAACCAGGGTCAG GCAGGGGCACCTCAGGCTCCCAATGCTCAACCTGGGATGCAGTACTTTCAACCTCCCATTGCTCAACCTGGGATGCAGTACTTTCAACCTCCCATTGCTGCTCAGACTGTGCCACCAGGATTCTCTTACCCGCCCATGTGGTTCAACCCGAACATACCTGCGCCAATCGCTCATGAAGCCTCTCGATCGGCCAGTCAGGTCGCTCCTCCTGTTGTTGATCCGACCAAACTGGCGGATTACCAACTCTTGGACGACAGAATAAGGGCCATTGGGGGCTTCTCTTCTTTTGGGATAGACGCTCGAGACCTCTGCTTGGTCCCGAACGTGGTATTGCCTCagaaattcaaagtgcctgatCTCCCTAAGTATAAAGGTCTTAGTTGTCCCCGCATTCATCTCACTATGTACTGCAGGAAGATGGCTTCGCATATTGATAACGATAACCTCCTGATTCATTGCTTCCAAGATAGCCTGactggggcttccttggattggtatatAAGTTTGGAGCGCTCGAAGATCCGATCATGGAGAGACCTCTCCGAGGCATTTTTGAAACAATACAAATACAACCTTGACATGGCTCCGACAAGGCTTCAACTACAGAACCAGTCGCAAAGGTCTAatgaaaccttcaaggagtatgctcaacGGTGGCATGAAATGGCGTCTGGG TTCATCAACAAATTCTCCGATATGGTCACAATTGGGGAACGTGTTGAGAGTGGGCTGAAACCGGGGAAGATAACAGACACGAACGCGCCGCAGTCAGCCAACAAGAGACCGCATGGGGGCTTCgcgaagaagaaggagggggAAGCAAACGCTGTGATGGCGAAGGCTCGCCCCCGATATCGAGTTACGATGGCCCCTATGTCGTACTATCCTTATCCGTATGTTGTTGCAGCTCAATACCAACAACCGCCTTTCCAGTATCAACCACAAAGAAGCAATCAACAACCAACTCCTGCTCAGAAAGATCAGAATCGACAATACAACCGTGACAATAGAGGGCAAAATCAGGGGTCGAATAACAGGGGAAACTATGGCAAGCGCACTCATTATGACAAGATCTCAGTACCTTATACTGACCTG ACAAATCCCCTACCTAATCATGATGGTCCTTCAGTCAGTGTCATCATTGAGGAAGAACCTGCAGAACCTGTGAAGTGGGTCGATGAGGTGAAAACTCCGTTCTCTGTTGTGTTGAGAAAACTTGAAGAATTTGGGTTTCTAGAAGGAGTACATAGTGATTGCTCAGTATGTGAGTCTAATCCAGATGGTTATGAGCAATTGAGAGAGTGCGTGCAAGAACTAATGAATCAAGGGATAATACAGTTCTCTAAGTCTAAAGCAGCAAAAGAGGTAGCAATGATTGAACCGATAACTATTGTATACAAGAAGAAGAAGGTTGAAGCTCCTCCCAAGAGGATTCAGCCGATCCATTTCCGTGTTCCAACTCCGTTTCTGTATCAGAATACTAAGGCAATGCCTTGGAATTATGAGACCACTGCGTACTGGGGAAGGAAAGAAATTTGCATTCCTGATACAGAGATCGTCAACATCGCAGGAGCGGGAGGCATGAATCTAAGTGGCCGTGTATTCGCTCCTAAATACACTCCTAGGGTGTCTCCAGCACCCACAGTTGTCTAA